The genome window GGGCGCGAGGCTGGCGACTTGGAAATGCTAGTGCGACGTCACAACCGCCTTGTCGTTGAGcagaaaaaatgaaacaaaaaaacatataagttaaaaaaaaaaaaagtaaacaaaagaaCCTGCTTTTTtggatagaatttttttttcctcatgatttTACATCTGttcaatgttattatttaaaaataatttcatctaAATTTTCATCCAAAGAAACGTTTATAGAATGGTAAACAATGCTAACAATAATCTGTCTTTGTCTTCAAGGCAAAATGACGTGTTGTTGTGGTTCATTTTATTATagaaaaagattattttttttaacacaagcaGTAACATGAGGTATTTTCTTCCTGGCTACATAAACAAATGTTTatgaaacaacaataataataacaataataagtaGAAGTAATAGGTAGTATCACAGTGagaacatcaatagtttgtggTGGAGTTACTCGCTACGCATAACATTCATATACATGGAATCATCATTAGAAGCAAGCACGACACTTAAGCTTTGGTACACAAATGCAACATGAGATTATACATCAAGTAAACATATTGTATACATACATGACAgagaataatacaaaaacaagcttggaatttttaaaaaacgtagTGCAATGTCACATTGTTATcgtttgttttttctctgtGAACAAGCAGCTGACCACCATCTTGTTGTAATTGTCgtcaataaattgaaaaaatccTGAGCGAGGCGTCTTTTTCAGTCCTGTGTTTCAGTCCTAACACGACACATGCTTGTTGTATGACCTCTACCAGCAgtcatgctaacattagcatcttaaaggggaactaaacccaataCCAAAACttcatatttgaacacattcgATGACATtcacggctttagaagtcaactatccatgttaactgggaaggctggcagtgaatgagttaaaagttaaatgttGAAATCTACTTTATCTGATGCTGTTTACTTAAATGTACCACATATTTCttaaaagaacatttaaaagATCGCCATGTTTATATCTTTTCACTCTTGCGAGTGTGCAAATTTGCGAGAATGTTATGTGCATCAGCCGTTTTATTTTCTCAGGAAACCAGACAGAGTTGGTAAATATTAAGCAACAACATGATCGGTCAGATCCACTTATCGAGCCAGCTCACGGTGGAAGCGTGATTCAATTGACTGGCAACGGTCCGTCAGTCAAGTTGGTGTCCTACTATCCTACCTTATGCTGCCATCATATACAGTagccaccaacatcaacacaacactaTCCCGAATTAatgttcaattgctaatttattatgcttaaaaaaataaaaataaacgctAATTCATTACACTGTCATCGATTACTAATTTGTATACTACGGCGCCAGCTCGCGGGCATTAGCGGCTAGCAGCTAGCTGCTTGTCGGCCGGCTGCGAGTGTTGGGGAGGCAGGAGACAGCCACCGGACTACTTTTAAAAGGCTGTTTCATAAGcaaaaatgaatctgcacacttACCTTTGATGCTGACAGCCTAACACACTTGCACTTCCTAGCAATCAATTTTATCAAACCATGCTTACTAAGATGCGCTGTAAACAAGGCAACAAGCTACAGTACTTGTGACGTACACTTTTGGTTTGCCGGCCGATAATCATTTCACTAAACATTGGTGCCCCCGTACGTTGATGAATGATGACACGATCGTAATATTAATCAGATTAGCGTGTTATGACTAGTGTTGGCACATAcaatgtatgtatacatttttcatttagttcccctttaatcTCATCTGCATCttcaacatgtttttgttttgtgtacagGTCGACGGAGCGTACAGGATTAGCATGACGCTAACACTGCTGGGCAAATGATGATGCAGGCGCTAGCAAGCAGCTACAAGGCTGTCTGAGGTCAAAGTTGAAAAGTTGTGATGAGGATTTGGAATAGAAAAGAGGTTGAGCCACTTACAGTTCGACATGCCTTAAGGCTCCTCCCCCTCACCCCACCCTGAGgtgatttttcaattttttaaaagttttttgcAGCAACCAATCAGCCGATGGGAAGAGCTGCCCCTGAGTCTTGAATGGCAGTCCAGGAGGCGGTGGCTGCGGCGGCGGGCCTCTTGGCACTAGCGTGTCTGCGAGTGTGTTTGGTCAGGTGGTCGCTGCGCATAAAGCGGCGTgcgcacacaccacacacaaacttTTTCTCGCCCGTGTGCGTGCGGCGGTGGCGGGAAAGCTCGTCGGAGCGGGCAAACTTTTTCTCGCAGCCTTCCCAGCGGCAGCTGAACGGCTTCTcgcctgcagaaaaaaaattgttttctttaaatcaaaatcataaccatccatccgttttctagaccacttgtcctcattagggtcacacaTGAGGTGAAGCCTATCCAGGCAGACTTTGGATGAGGAGCTGGattggtctccagccaatcatagggcaaaAATAGACCAGCAATAAACTGGTTGCTATTCAATGTCAGGTGGAATGGTCCACAAAATTCATGGTTTGATACATATTACGGTTTTCCAATAACTTGTGGCCACCAGCAGTTGTGAAAGTACAAGTACAGTTGTGCTTTGTGctcgcatttttttttcatctagtTTGCCACCTTTTTCCCCTCTAACCATGTGTCATAACAAAGTGAGTGGTAAGAAAAAGAAGCAGATGATGATCATTAAATTAAAGCTTGAAATCATGAGTGAGAGGTGCGTGTGGTCCACTTGGCCAAGCAGTACGAGCGTATAAGATGCACCCTATGTACTACACTCAAGCAGAAGGTGTCAATAAAGTTTTTAACTTCAGCCAAGGGCATTAAAATAATTTCTCATCTGCGGACCTCTGTCCATGAAAAGATGGCGAAGCGGCTGAAAGTGAGGAAAGTGTGTTAAAAaaggccacacaaaaaaattgtgattaagTTCAGCCAATGAAGGGAAATAATAATCactcaattaattaaaaacatcttattgctttacattcactttcattatgttttatcaagttttcatatttatattttacaattctATGCTATTTCTCgtcgttaaaaaaaatctgttaaaaaaaagagaaaaatggtGTTAGGGGGCCGGACCATATTAATGGCAGTTCCATTACTTTCAAAAGGTAAAACTGATTTACAATACGAGTGTTtggagttacaagcatggtcagggaacaaattaaacttgtaaatcaATCATGTGTGGTAAAGTGTGTGTTCCCTACCTGTGTGCGTGCGCAGGTGAGCTTTGAGGTGGGAGCTCTTGAAGTACGTTTTCTTGCATCCCGGAAAGTCGCAAACGTAGTTGCGTCGTCGGGAGAAGTCCTGGGCAGCGTTCCCGCCGGCGCCAGAGGTCAAGTAGAGGGGGGTAGGCGCCAGGGGCAGCAGCTTGGCGCTCCCCAGTGTCACCAGCGTCCGGGGGGCCGGCGTGCGCGGGACCACCAGCATAACGGCGCCCCGCGGCATGGCCGAGCTCACTAGGGAGACGCCCTGCGCCGGCACAAAGGCGGAGATCAGTCCTGGGCGGTTGCCCAGCGGGAAAAGCTGGCACAGGAGCGGCGAGACAGGAGGAGCTGGCGATGAAGATGGCGAGGAAAGCGGAGGAGCGACATGAGGATCCTGACTCGGAGTGGGCGGGGCAGCGGCGGTGGGCGGCGCTCCGAGGTTGTCTGCGGTGTGGCGTATGACGCTGGTCGCCATGCCGGTGGCGCCCTCGAGGGGTGTCACAGCACAGTCGTCGGGCGGGCGTGACGGGACTGAGGTGGTTCCAAAGGCGTCAGCCTCGCCGAAGCTGGGACTGTGAGGCGGAGTCATGCACTGCAGGTAGGGATCACGTGATCAGCATGTGTTTTCACCGATATCAAATTTGGAAAGCTTTTCGCACATTTATTCGATATTTTACTACTGCGCTGAttggtccatgtactagtagaGCTGGGAGATATGGACACAATTTGATATCCCaataacaatatactgtatatcccgACGTCATAgttttccttaaaattacataaacTAATGGCAATTTTATGTGATCTTTTTCcgtttatttataataaaaatattttatagactacacaataaaatgaaaaaaatatttaaagtaaataaaataaaacaaatatctaGTGGCCAAATAAataccataaaaaaaatctggtaGTAAAATCACTGTTCAATGAATTTAAAGGGcaaagaattaaaataaatacaacacagtGCTTCAAGTAACATTCAAGTGTACTTACTATTTATCCAGTAAAAGTGCTAATAAATGAACTGCTTCAGAGGTTAAGTTTTAGGAACACAAGATTGTCAGTTGTTGAAGGCGTGACTGTGATGTCTCAGTCTAAACACTGGGGGCACCATGTAAAAGGAATATGCAAATAAGAGATATATGTAAGTTTTTTAGGGCTTAGTTTTTTGGAATATGTTTttctgagttttttttgtgtttttctgactaattatttttctcagtttttctgtctaatttttcccccctgtttttctgagtaattgttttcctgtttttctgagtaaattacccccccccccgtttttcTGAAttcaagtgactctttgcggactccgtagtaagcaacatgaccggcttatttagttttattttgatatgggtttaagacactgggagatactcctgtctttgagtcacatcgatggtattgttattagaaaaaaaaattgtcagaagaaaaattgtcagaaaaacaggggggggggaggaattactcagaaaaagggggggggggggaaatgacagaaaaactgagaaaaataatttgtcagaaaaacagaaaaaaagatttttaaaaaaagccctcaaaaaaattactcagaaaaacaggagttattctttttttatccaagtgaatgcaatacgcttccgtaggtAAGAGACAAAGAAAGAGATGAAGAATATAGTCATGTGGATGGATCCTGGTTACAAGTAGATAGATGGATGCCAGGTTCTTTGTTTGACTTTACAACACAGCAAATCAGCAAAGGtctgacaatgttttttaaggaatctttgtttgaatgtcattatctgtCTTATCCTGTAACATGTTAcagtgtttataaaaaaaaaagaaaaaaaaaaaaggaaaagagctAATATCAGCCGTAATATGAGCCGATTAAAATGGCCGGCCGATTAAGCAGTTGGGCCCTATTATTTATCCTATGTTTGGATTCACTTAGTAAACTGTATTTGGTTATTCTTTCTCTCTtggaaaaccacacacacacaaacacaagtcCTAACAAACATTCAGTGTTTTTAGTCCCAATTTTTTACTTCATTCTTTATCCTGCTTTTATGTTTAACCGCTAACACTCCCCAGCTTGAGCCAGGAAAAACCCTGACTGATTATTCGCTTGATCAGTATAGCAAGTTTTTCCTGAATCGAAGAGTGTCATTGAACTCTCACCAGTGATGACAACGCCGCCATCTCATTGGCTGAGGCTCCGCCCTCTGAGTGCGGGGGGGTGGAGTCACATGAGTCAGAGGTGGGCGTCAGCGGGCGGGCCTCCGCCAAACTTTGACCCCAGAAGCTCATGCTGACTAGCGCCTCGGCCGCCTCCAAGTCCACCTGGAGGTCAAAGGTTACTTACGGTAAATGCATGAAATCATGTGTCACGGCCTTCCTGCGTGCTGATTGGCCAGTACATAAAACACACTGGGGAGAGGGTGATGCCACCCTGTATTAGCCCCACCAAAATTTACATACAGTGAAGGGGAGTGGGCATCTGACGGGAAGTTGACGTTCTCAAaaaattcacaaacacacacactgaactcGTTGTGAGGAAGACAAACAatggattggttgccagtcagtaaCAGGGCGCATATGCAGTGCCGTGAAatagtattggcccccttctcaaattcttatatatatattttttgtatagtttcctccctttaatgtttaagatcatcacacaaatgtaaatatctgacaaatataacccaagtgaacttaaaatgctgttttaaatgatttcatttattaaggggaaaaacaaactattcaaagttacctggctatgtgtgaaaaagtaatggccccctaatcCCAATAACTGGTTgtgccatcctcagcagcaacaactgaaatcaagcattttctataactggcaaagagtctttcacatctctgtggagatattttggcccactcttccttgcagaattgtttgaattcagcaaaatggagggtttcgagcatgaacggcctttttaaggtcatgtccttgcatttcaatcagattcaactctggactttgactacgccacttcaaaaccttcatttgtgtttttcaaagccagtcagaagttgacttgctggtgttcGTTATccttatcctgctgcagaacccaggTGTGCCtcagtttgaggtcacaaactgacaGCTGAACATTgttcttcaggattttctgttacagAGCAGATTTCATGGTTCTATCCATCCCAGcgagttgtccaggtcctgaaggagttaagcagcccaagaccatcatactaccaccaccatgttatgactgttggtatgatgatctttttctgaaatgctgtgctagaTTCATGCCAGATATAACGAGATTCACACCtttcaaaaagctcaactttcatctcgtcagtccatataatattatCCCAAAAGTTTTGTCTTGtcaatcattcagatgttttttttttccaaaagtaagacaagcctttatgttctttttggtcagcagtggttttcgcattggaactctgccatggatgccattattgcccagtctcttccttattgttgtcatgaacactaactttaactgaggcaagggaggcctgcagttctttagaagtagtcctgagttcctttatggtctcctggatgagtcattgctgttttcttggagtaatctttgtaggctggccactcctagGAAGGTTCACCAGTGTtctatgttttctccatgtgaggataattgctctgcctatggttcgctggaatcttaaagctttagaaatcgcttttgtaaccctttctagACTGGTAGATGTCATTTAGTTTATTTCTCGACAAACACATTTCAGCACATATATTGTGAGAGAGCAAGTGCAATGGATAgcgcaaaaatattgtacaaacactaTAAGAAATTGAATAATTGTAAAACTGAACCGCGGTATCGCGGAGGTTTCCGCAgtgacaataaaatacattctatTCTGTTATATTCAAACAATGGTCGCCAATCAATGTCAGGGCACATAAGAACAAACAAGCATTGACACCTATGGAAACATCCCAGACATGTTTTTGTGACCTGAAAGCCGTAAATGTACCATCCTAACTACCCAGCAGAGATTCTAACCCAGaatctcaaaactgtgaggcagacgtgctaaccacttgtttACCCTCCAACAATCATGAGAATTTTAATGCAGAATAATGACATTAACAAGTTATCGGCGTTTAAACAAATGACCATCATGTTGACAATGATAAAAATGatcatgatgaaaataaaaatggggtGATGATCACCACTTGGCCGCATCATGTGTGGCGGGAGGACTCGGGTTGAGGTGACCTGAGATGAACCAGCAGCAGCCCGCCAATCGAACGCGAGACAGCGAGAAAAGGACGCCTGTGGC of Phyllopteryx taeniolatus isolate TA_2022b chromosome 18, UOR_Ptae_1.2, whole genome shotgun sequence contains these proteins:
- the LOC133468146 gene encoding Krueppel-like factor 11 → MLLSRQVDLEAAEALVSMSFWGQSLAEARPLTPTSDSCDSTPPHSEGGASANEMAALSSLCMTPPHSPSFGEADAFGTTSVPSRPPDDCAVTPLEGATGMATSVIRHTADNLGAPPTAAAPPTPSQDPHVAPPLSSPSSSPAPPVSPLLCQLFPLGNRPGLISAFVPAQGVSLVSSAMPRGAVMLVVPRTPAPRTLVTLGSAKLLPLAPTPLYLTSGAGGNAAQDFSRRRNYVCDFPGCKKTYFKSSHLKAHLRTHTGEKPFSCRWEGCEKKFARSDELSRHRRTHTGEKKFVCGVCARRFMRSDHLTKHTRRHASAKRPAAAATASWTAIQDSGAALPIG